Proteins encoded by one window of Marixanthomonas sp. SCSIO 43207:
- a CDS encoding sensor histidine kinase produces the protein MRLSIPNSKYIDVKLVLLLAGFYALFDVVLIVKTIYMQSIGMEKMDVISWKQFLVDNLLFDFIIVVGYMTLIAISTKRFLRKNYSWVKIISTHIVFSLLIGLVIRLLFDFYLILVGKLRFAEYDIEGSMFRFMYVIDLNFLIYFAMVFMIYTYYYVKEVKKAEKKQSKLEVQLVNTRMKMLSSQLQPHFLFNTLNSIAVLTDLDANKAKDTIADLSDFLREILYDNENNRITLKKELRIVDHYINIVKVRFSEQLTITKDIDESLLSKKVPSLLLQPIIENSVKHGYDYNHTDLQVHITISSSKNQLIMVIENDGALLNKKHHLLLKQGVGLSNINDRLHNLYGNDYFFEVRNKENNKGVETVIKIPLQ, from the coding sequence ATGAGACTTTCTATCCCAAATAGTAAATATATAGATGTAAAACTGGTGCTTTTACTAGCCGGTTTTTACGCTCTTTTTGATGTTGTTTTGATTGTAAAAACAATTTATATGCAATCAATAGGGATGGAAAAAATGGATGTAATTTCTTGGAAACAGTTTTTAGTAGATAATCTGTTGTTTGACTTTATCATTGTAGTAGGGTATATGACCTTGATAGCAATAAGCACCAAACGGTTTTTAAGAAAAAACTATTCTTGGGTAAAAATTATTTCAACACATATCGTGTTCTCTCTTTTAATTGGTTTGGTGATACGGTTGTTGTTTGATTTTTATTTAATTCTTGTAGGAAAGTTACGATTTGCTGAATATGATATAGAAGGGAGTATGTTTAGATTTATGTATGTTATAGATTTAAATTTTCTAATCTATTTTGCGATGGTGTTTATGATTTACACCTATTACTACGTAAAAGAAGTAAAAAAAGCTGAGAAAAAACAAAGTAAACTTGAAGTGCAATTGGTCAATACCCGGATGAAAATGCTCTCATCACAATTACAACCACATTTTTTGTTCAATACTCTCAACTCAATAGCTGTTTTAACAGATTTAGACGCAAACAAGGCAAAAGACACCATTGCAGATTTAAGTGATTTTCTTAGAGAAATATTATATGATAATGAAAACAATAGAATTACCTTAAAGAAAGAACTTCGTATTGTAGATCATTACATAAATATTGTAAAAGTTAGATTTTCTGAACAATTAACCATTACCAAAGACATAGATGAAAGCTTGTTATCAAAAAAAGTACCCAGTCTCTTATTGCAGCCTATTATTGAAAATTCTGTAAAACACGGGTATGATTATAATCATACAGATTTACAAGTGCATATTACCATTTCTTCTTCAAAAAATCAATTGATAATGGTGATTGAAAATGACGGTGCTCTTTTAAATAAAAAACATCATCTTTTACTAAAACAGGGAGTTGGGTTGTCAAATATTAACGATAGGTTGCACAACCTCTACGGAAATGATTACTTCTTTGAAGTGAGAAACAAAGAAAATAACAAAGGGGTAGAGACGGTAATTAAAATTCCTCTCCAATAA
- a CDS encoding LytTR family DNA-binding domain-containing protein, with amino-acid sequence MKALVIDDEELARKRVLGLLNKVPEVEVSGQCSNGKTAISEINTLKPDLIFLDINMKDMNGFEVLQKIQTESKPIVIFVTAYDNYALKAFDVDAFDFLLKPFKDERFFRTIEKVLKISKNEANSNFEKRIIELFNLYKLKSENGINQLKLPVKQGNKTVLLSPENIMYIKASGCYAELFTEEKKYVLRESLTNLHQLLENHSFVRIHRSSIVNIAHVKEIIHSDFSEIDAKMTNDTLVRISKSHKKEFLEKLGI; translated from the coding sequence ATGAAAGCACTCGTTATAGATGATGAAGAACTTGCTCGCAAGAGGGTTTTGGGATTACTTAATAAAGTTCCCGAAGTTGAAGTGAGCGGTCAATGCTCAAATGGTAAAACAGCAATTTCAGAAATAAACACTCTGAAACCTGATCTCATTTTTTTAGATATTAACATGAAAGATATGAACGGTTTTGAAGTGCTTCAAAAAATACAAACAGAATCAAAACCCATAGTCATTTTTGTAACTGCTTATGATAACTATGCCTTAAAAGCCTTTGACGTTGATGCATTTGATTTTTTACTGAAACCTTTTAAAGACGAACGTTTTTTTAGAACCATAGAAAAGGTTCTTAAAATATCAAAGAATGAAGCCAATTCAAATTTTGAAAAACGAATTATTGAACTTTTTAATCTCTATAAATTAAAGTCTGAAAATGGAATCAACCAACTCAAATTGCCCGTTAAACAAGGTAATAAGACAGTTTTGTTAAGTCCGGAGAATATAATGTATATAAAAGCTTCAGGATGTTACGCTGAGCTTTTTACAGAAGAAAAAAAGTATGTTTTAAGAGAGTCTTTAACCAATTTGCACCAACTTTTGGAAAACCATTCATTTGTACGTATTCATAGATCAAGTATTGTGAATATAGCTCACGTGAAAGAGATTATACATTCAGATTTTTCAGAAATTGATGCAAAAATGACCAATGATACATTGGTGCGTATAAGCAAATCTCATAAAAAAGAATTTTTAGAAAAACTAGGCATATAA
- a CDS encoding C40 family peptidase, with protein MKKFLLILGLAITLISCGSSRSVSKNKNVIGNSSNSKEVVRPNKAQKIVGFAKTFEGTRYKFGGTTKRGMDCSGLIYTSFKNEDILLPRVSRDMAKQGKRISLRDVAEGDLLFFQTSKTHRNINHVGLVVESRRGILKFIHSTTSRGVIISSLDENYWNNAFVEARRIM; from the coding sequence ATGAAAAAGTTTTTACTAATCTTAGGTCTTGCCATTACATTGATTTCCTGTGGTTCTTCTCGTTCGGTGTCAAAAAATAAAAATGTAATAGGTAATAGTAGTAATAGTAAAGAAGTAGTACGGCCTAATAAAGCTCAAAAAATTGTAGGTTTTGCAAAAACGTTTGAAGGTACTCGTTACAAATTTGGCGGAACTACAAAACGGGGTATGGATTGTTCAGGGTTGATATATACTTCTTTTAAAAATGAAGATATTCTACTACCAAGAGTCTCTCGTGATATGGCCAAACAAGGAAAACGTATTTCTTTAAGAGACGTTGCAGAAGGTGATTTGTTGTTTTTTCAAACCAGCAAAACTCATAGAAACATTAATCACGTAGGTTTGGTTGTTGAATCTAGAAGAGGCATACTCAAGTTTATTCATTCTACAACTTCTAGAGGTGTAATCATTTCATCGCTTGATGAAAATTACTGGAACAATGCCTTTGTAGAAGCACGACGCATTATGTAG
- the lpxB gene encoding lipid-A-disaccharide synthase, whose translation MKYYLIAGEASGDLHGANLMKELKAQDPEATFRFWGGDLMEAVGGTLVKHYRDLAFMGFVEVLFNLRTILKNISFCKKDIESFNPDAIIFIDYPGFNLRIAKWAKQQKIATHYYISPQIWAWKENRIKVIKRDVDHMYVILPFEKEFYENKHDFPVHFVGHPLIDEIAQRTQVDPASFKTQHQLDDRPIIALLPGSRKQEISKMLKVMLSVVEDFSEFQFVIAGAPSQDASFYKPFLKKQNVHLLLNKTYDLLSISHAALVTSGTATLETALYKVPQVVCYKGSRISYEIAKRVINLDYISLVNLILDKEAVTELIQTDFTTKRLKEELTNILDDYNRAVLFLDYYDLEQKLGGKGASKKTAQLIIEAL comes from the coding sequence ATGAAATATTACCTCATAGCAGGCGAGGCATCCGGAGATTTACACGGAGCCAATTTAATGAAAGAGTTAAAAGCTCAAGATCCTGAAGCAACTTTCAGGTTTTGGGGAGGTGATTTAATGGAAGCCGTTGGCGGTACTTTGGTAAAACACTATCGCGACTTGGCCTTTATGGGATTTGTTGAAGTTCTTTTTAATCTTCGCACGATACTCAAAAATATTTCTTTCTGTAAAAAAGACATTGAAAGTTTTAATCCAGACGCAATTATTTTTATTGATTATCCCGGGTTTAATCTTCGTATTGCCAAATGGGCAAAACAGCAGAAAATAGCAACACACTACTACATATCGCCTCAAATATGGGCGTGGAAAGAAAACCGGATTAAAGTAATAAAACGTGATGTTGATCATATGTATGTGATTTTACCATTTGAAAAGGAGTTTTATGAAAATAAACACGACTTTCCGGTTCATTTTGTTGGGCATCCTTTAATTGATGAAATTGCACAACGTACACAAGTAGATCCAGCTTCTTTTAAAACACAACACCAGCTAGATGATCGTCCTATAATTGCATTACTTCCGGGAAGTAGAAAGCAAGAAATTTCAAAAATGCTCAAGGTAATGTTAAGCGTAGTTGAAGATTTTTCTGAATTTCAATTTGTCATTGCTGGTGCTCCAAGTCAAGATGCGTCATTTTACAAGCCCTTTTTGAAAAAACAAAATGTGCATTTACTATTGAATAAAACGTATGACTTGTTGAGCATTTCACACGCTGCATTAGTTACCTCAGGCACGGCAACGCTAGAAACAGCTTTATACAAGGTCCCGCAAGTGGTTTGTTATAAAGGAAGTCGCATTTCATATGAAATTGCAAAACGCGTTATTAATCTAGATTATATTTCATTGGTCAATTTAATTTTGGATAAAGAAGCTGTGACAGAGTTGATTCAAACAGACTTTACCACCAAACGATTAAAAGAAGAATTGACAAACATTTTGGATGATTATAATCGAGCGGTTTTATTTCTTGACTATTATGACCTTGAGCAAAAATTAGGAGGAAAAGGAGCTAGTAAAAAAACAGCTCAATTAATTATTGAAGCATTATAA